The DNA region GCGCGCCAATGCGGTGGAGGCGGCCGAGCAGTGCGAGCGCCTCAGCGTGCCGGAGGTGGGCGAGGCGCTGCCGCTGGACCGCGCGCTGGCCGGCTGGCCGGCCGGCCGCGCGCTCTATCTGTGTGCGGAGGCCGGTTCCGCCCGTCCCATCGCCGATGTGCTGCGCGACGCGCCGCCCGGACCCGCGGCCTTGCTGGTCGGGCCGGAGGGCGGCTTCGACCAGTCGGAACTTGACGAACTCGTCAAACTCCCCTTTGTTGTTCCGGTGGGACTGGGTCCGCGCATCCTGCGGGCCGATACGGCTGTGGTGGCGGCGTTGGCCTGCTGGCAGTCCTTGGCCGGGGACTGGACTGCCGGGGGAAGCGACCGACGTCCGCCTTTCCGCGCGCCGACCCCTTAACCGGCCGCCATCCGGCCGTTCCTCCGACCACTTCCCGCGAGAGACTTCATGTCCGCACCCCCGACCACGCGCGGCGAACCCATCACCGACCGCCGCCAACTGGTGGCCTATCTCGAATCCGGCAGCAAGCCGGCGCCGGACTGGCGCATCGGGACCGAGCACGAGAAGTTCGCCTACCGCACCTCCGACCTGCGGCCGCTGCCCTATGACGGGCCGGACGGCATCCGCGAGCTGCTGACCCGCATGACCCGCTTCGGCTGGCAGCCGGTGGAGGAGAAGGGCAACATCATCGCCCTGGTCCAGGACATGGCCAACATCACGCTGGAGCCGGGCGGGCAGGTCGAGCTGTCGGGAGCGCCGCTGGAGACCCTGCACCAGACCTGCGCCGAGGTGCACCGCCACCTGCGCCAGGTGAAGGAGGTCGGGGCGGAACTCGGCATCGCCATGATGGGGCTGGGCTTCCAGCCGAAATGGACGCGCGACGACATCCCCTGGATGCCCAAGGGCCGCTACAAGATCATGCGCGACTACATGCCGAAGGTCGGCTCTCTCGGCCTCGACATGATGACGCGGACCTGTACCGTGCAGGTGAACCTGGACTTCGCGTCCGAAGCCGACATGGTGAAGAAGTTCCGGGTGTCGCTGGCCCTGCAGCCGATCGCGACCGCGCTGTTCGCCAACTCGCCCTTCACCGAGGGCAAGCCGAACGGCTTCCAGAGCTACCGCAGCCACATCTGGACCGACACCGACCCGGACCGCACCGGCGACATCCCCTTCGTGTTCGAGGACGGCTTCGGTTTCGAGCGCTATGTCGACTATCTGCTCGACACGCCGATGTACTTCGTCTACCGCGACGGCGCCTATATCGACGCGGCCGGCCAGTCCTTCCGCGACTTCATGGACGGCAAGTTGCCGGCGCTGCCGGGCGAGGTGCCGCTGATCACCGACTGGGCCGACCACACCACCACGGCCTTCCCGGAAGTGCGGCTGAAGAAGTATCTGGAGATGCGCGGCGCCGATGGCGGCCCGTGGCGCAGCCTGTGCGCCCTGCCGGCCCTGTGGGTCGGACTGCTCTACGATCAGGCGGCGCTGGATGCGGCCTGGGATCTGGTGAAGGACTGGACGACGGAGGAGCGCGCGCATCTGCGCGCCGAGGTGCCTCGGTCAGGCCTGCGTACCGGTTTCCGCGACCGCAGCGTGCGCGAGGTGGCTCTGGAGGTGGTGGCGATCGCCCGCGACGGTCTGGCGCGGCGCGCCCGCAACGACAATTGGGGCGACGACGAGACCCATTTCCTCGACACCCTGCAGGTCATCGCCGAAACCGGCCGCAGCCCCGCCGACGAGCTTCTGGAGAAGTTCAACGGCCCCTGGGGCGGCAGCGTCGATCCCGTGTTCAAGGAGTATGCGTACTGAGGGGAGCGGTCGCTCCTGCGCCGGCGTTGGCCCCCCACCTCGATCCTCCCCCGCTGGGCGGGGGAGGGGGCAGGGGGCTAACAGGGTGGAGGCAGGGTGGAGGGCTAACGGCCTTTGCTCACGCCGCCACCGGCACATGGGTGATGCAGCTCTTCGAGCACACCTTCGAGCAGCTTTCGCAGCCGATGCAATTGGCCGCCGTCTCCACCGTCATCACCTTCTTCTCGGCCTCGTCGTCGAAGGCGTCGACGAAATCGCCGTCCTCGGTCAGGCCGATCATGTTCAGCACGCCGCGCCCGCAGACCTTGAAGCAGCGGCCGCAGCCGATGCACTGCTTCTGGTCGATGGACTCGACGAATTTCGGGGTCCAGCTCTGACCACCCCGGGTGGTGCCGGTCAGGAACTCAGCCATGGGAATGCTCCTCTCGGAAAAGGCCGCGCCTAAGC from Azospirillum ramasamyi includes:
- the fdxB gene encoding ferredoxin III, nif-specific; the protein is MAEFLTGTTRGGQSWTPKFVESIDQKQCIGCGRCFKVCGRGVLNMIGLTEDGDFVDAFDDEAEKKVMTVETAANCIGCESCSKVCSKSCITHVPVAA
- a CDS encoding 16S rRNA (uracil(1498)-N(3))-methyltransferase, translated to MADQIKTRLYVDSPLAEGQSVGLDHERAHFLRHVLRLDRGDPVAVFNGRDGEWRAMIDGFGKGWCSLTVATRRREQDTTPDLWLLFAPLKKGRIDFVAEKATEMGVSRLWPVFTRRTDPNRVNIDRLRANAVEAAEQCERLSVPEVGEALPLDRALAGWPAGRALYLCAEAGSARPIADVLRDAPPGPAALLVGPEGGFDQSELDELVKLPFVVPVGLGPRILRADTAVVAALACWQSLAGDWTAGGSDRRPPFRAPTP
- a CDS encoding glutamate--cysteine ligase, with the translated sequence MSAPPTTRGEPITDRRQLVAYLESGSKPAPDWRIGTEHEKFAYRTSDLRPLPYDGPDGIRELLTRMTRFGWQPVEEKGNIIALVQDMANITLEPGGQVELSGAPLETLHQTCAEVHRHLRQVKEVGAELGIAMMGLGFQPKWTRDDIPWMPKGRYKIMRDYMPKVGSLGLDMMTRTCTVQVNLDFASEADMVKKFRVSLALQPIATALFANSPFTEGKPNGFQSYRSHIWTDTDPDRTGDIPFVFEDGFGFERYVDYLLDTPMYFVYRDGAYIDAAGQSFRDFMDGKLPALPGEVPLITDWADHTTTAFPEVRLKKYLEMRGADGGPWRSLCALPALWVGLLYDQAALDAAWDLVKDWTTEERAHLRAEVPRSGLRTGFRDRSVREVALEVVAIARDGLARRARNDNWGDDETHFLDTLQVIAETGRSPADELLEKFNGPWGGSVDPVFKEYAY